In Pseudomonadota bacterium, one DNA window encodes the following:
- a CDS encoding aminotransferase class I/II-fold pyridoxal phosphate-dependent enzyme produces the protein MSRPVRASHHLSDVRYEIRGELARRADDLQRSGYDVVRMNIGNPGAFGFQMPEAMRRAMIENLGQSEAYCHEKGVFPAREAVAMQQQERGVPGVSAEDVFMGNGVSELTGICMEALLDPGDEVLVPSPDYPLWTAAVTLHGARAVHYPNRPEAGFVPDPAAVEGLITERTKALVIINPNNPTGAVYPREVLSELARLAERHGLTVFADEIYDGMLYEDAEFVPMATLVHDTLCATLSGLSKVYRACGLRVGWCSFSGRMADSREYLRGVELLCSLRLCSNVPGQWAVQTALGGHQSIKALTAPGGRLYESRKAAIEAVQASSLLQLSKPMGAMYAFVGVDKTRLRDFDDQAFARALLEREHVLLAPGCSFNVDYHTHFRTTLLPDAVTQREVFRRIERTLNGEPAAGP, from the coding sequence GTGTCCAGGCCGGTTCGGGCAAGCCATCATCTGAGCGACGTCCGCTACGAGATTCGGGGGGAGCTCGCCCGCCGCGCCGACGATCTGCAACGCAGCGGCTACGACGTGGTGCGCATGAACATTGGCAACCCGGGCGCGTTCGGGTTTCAGATGCCGGAGGCGATGCGTCGAGCCATGATCGAGAACCTCGGGCAGTCGGAAGCCTACTGCCACGAAAAGGGGGTGTTTCCGGCCCGGGAAGCCGTGGCGATGCAGCAGCAGGAACGCGGGGTCCCGGGCGTTTCGGCCGAGGACGTCTTCATGGGCAACGGCGTGAGCGAGCTCACCGGCATCTGCATGGAGGCGCTCCTCGACCCGGGCGACGAGGTCCTGGTGCCAAGCCCGGACTACCCGTTATGGACGGCGGCTGTCACGCTGCACGGGGCGCGTGCCGTGCATTATCCCAATCGACCGGAAGCTGGCTTTGTTCCGGATCCGGCCGCAGTCGAGGGCCTGATCACAGAGCGGACCAAGGCCCTGGTGATCATCAACCCGAACAACCCCACGGGCGCGGTCTACCCGCGCGAGGTCTTGAGCGAGCTTGCGCGGCTTGCGGAGCGTCACGGGCTTACCGTCTTTGCGGACGAGATATACGACGGGATGCTCTACGAGGATGCCGAGTTCGTACCCATGGCCACACTCGTGCACGACACGCTGTGCGCTACCTTGTCCGGGCTCAGCAAGGTCTACCGCGCCTGCGGCCTGCGCGTTGGCTGGTGTTCGTTCAGCGGCAGGATGGCGGACAGCCGCGAGTACCTGCGCGGCGTCGAGTTGTTGTGCAGCCTGAGGCTATGCAGCAACGTTCCTGGCCAGTGGGCCGTGCAGACAGCGCTCGGCGGCCACCAGAGCATCAAAGCGCTGACGGCACCCGGCGGTCGCCTCTACGAGTCGCGCAAGGCCGCTATCGAGGCGGTCCAGGCGAGCTCCCTGCTGCAGCTGAGCAAGCCGATGGGCGCCATGTACGCTTTCGTCGGCGTGGACAAGACGCGGCTTCGAGATTTCGATGACCAAGCCTTCGCCCGCGCTCTGCTCGAACGCGAGCACGTCTTGCTGGCCCCAGGCTGCAGCTTCAACGTGGACTACCATACCCACTTTCGCACGACGCTGCTGCCCGACGCGGTCACCCAGCGCGAAGTCTTCAGGCGCATCGAGCGCACACTGAATGGAGAGCCTGCGGCAGGGCCTTGA
- the leuB gene encoding 3-isopropylmalate dehydrogenase has protein sequence MPAEHAKIVVLPGDGIGPEVAGAAKRVLSAVAEREGLSLAFSEELIGGAAIQATGEALPARTLEACLSADAILLGAVGAPEYDDPGLRVRPEQGLLAIRKALGLYANLRPVRCYAALVDASPIKAELLNGVDLVVVRELTGGLYFGQPRIRETKHGIERAVDTMEYTAPEVERIVELAFELARARRRKLTSVDKANVLESSRLWREVTTRVGTRHSDVELEHQLVDSCAMRLITHARDFDVIVTENTFGDILTDEAAVLTGSLGMLPSASLGSGKIGLYEPIHGSAPDLAGQDVANPIGAMLSSAMLLRHSLGRSQAAAALERAVERALDAGARTRDLGGSLGTLEITERVLAALDGTI, from the coding sequence ATGCCGGCTGAGCATGCCAAGATAGTTGTCTTGCCCGGAGACGGCATAGGCCCCGAAGTGGCCGGCGCGGCCAAGCGCGTGCTATCCGCGGTCGCCGAGCGCGAGGGGCTGAGCCTTGCGTTCAGCGAGGAGCTGATCGGGGGAGCGGCCATCCAGGCCACCGGCGAAGCATTGCCCGCCAGGACGCTCGAAGCCTGCCTGTCCGCCGACGCCATCCTGCTCGGCGCCGTGGGCGCGCCCGAGTACGACGACCCGGGGCTGCGCGTCCGACCCGAGCAAGGGCTGCTGGCCATTCGCAAGGCCTTGGGCTTGTACGCGAACCTGCGACCCGTTCGCTGCTACGCGGCCCTCGTGGATGCGTCCCCCATCAAGGCGGAGCTGCTGAACGGGGTGGACCTCGTGGTCGTGCGCGAGCTAACCGGTGGCTTGTACTTCGGTCAGCCTCGCATCCGAGAGACCAAGCACGGCATAGAGCGCGCTGTTGACACCATGGAGTATACCGCGCCCGAGGTGGAGCGGATCGTCGAGCTGGCCTTCGAGCTCGCGCGCGCTCGTCGCCGCAAGCTGACCAGCGTGGACAAGGCCAACGTGCTCGAGTCGTCGCGCTTGTGGCGCGAGGTCACGACACGGGTAGGAACACGCCACAGCGACGTTGAGCTCGAGCATCAGCTGGTGGATTCCTGTGCGATGCGGCTCATCACCCACGCCCGTGACTTCGACGTGATCGTGACTGAAAACACCTTCGGAGACATCCTGACCGACGAGGCCGCCGTGCTGACCGGGTCGCTCGGCATGCTGCCTAGCGCGTCGCTCGGAAGCGGCAAGATCGGGCTCTATGAACCGATTCATGGTTCCGCCCCCGACCTGGCCGGCCAAGACGTGGCCAACCCGATCGGGGCGATGCTGAGCTCGGCCATGCTGCTGCGGCACTCGCTCGGGCGCAGCCAGGCTGCCGCGGCGCTCGAGCGAGCCGTAGAGCGCGCGCTCGATGCAGGAGCCCGGACTCGGGATCTAGGAGGCAGCTTGGGTACCCTGGAGATCACGGAGCGCGTGCTCGCTGCCCTCGATGGCACGATCTAA
- the leuD gene encoding 3-isopropylmalate dehydratase small subunit produces the protein MERFDRLRSRVVPLLASDIDTDQIIPARFLKVTGREGLRDGLFASWRKDPAFVLNQPESGGARILLVGANFGCGSSREHAPWALLDWGFRVVVALSFADIFHANALKNGLLPVVVEPQAHRALAEARAADPALALVVDLAEQSLSAGDAIRTEFPVDPFAKRCLLQGIDSLDYLLSFAPRIKEYEDQRDAG, from the coding sequence ATGGAACGCTTTGACCGCTTACGCTCACGTGTCGTCCCTCTGCTCGCAAGCGATATCGATACGGACCAGATCATCCCTGCGCGCTTTCTCAAAGTCACCGGCAGGGAAGGCCTGCGGGACGGGCTGTTCGCGTCCTGGCGCAAGGACCCGGCCTTCGTGTTGAACCAACCCGAGAGCGGGGGTGCCCGAATCCTGCTTGTCGGTGCCAACTTCGGCTGCGGATCGTCGCGCGAGCACGCGCCCTGGGCGCTGCTGGACTGGGGCTTTCGCGTGGTCGTAGCGCTAAGCTTCGCCGACATCTTCCATGCCAATGCGTTGAAAAACGGGCTGCTTCCCGTGGTAGTCGAGCCGCAAGCTCACCGGGCTCTGGCCGAGGCTCGCGCTGCCGATCCGGCGCTGGCGCTGGTCGTGGATCTGGCCGAGCAGAGCCTCAGCGCCGGGGACGCAATTCGCACCGAGTTTCCGGTCGATCCGTTCGCCAAGCGTTGCCTGTTGCAAGGAATCGATAGCCTCGACTACCTGCTATCTTTCGCCCCGCGCATAAAGGAATACGAGGATCAACGCGATGCCGGCTGA